The sequence below is a genomic window from Zootoca vivipara chromosome 9, rZooViv1.1, whole genome shotgun sequence.
ctggagtactgtgtccagttctgggcaccacagttcaagaaggatactgaaaagctggaacgtgtccagaggggggcaaccaaaatggtcaaaggcctgggaacgatgccttatgaggaacaacttagggagctgggtttgtttagcctggagaagagaaggttaaggggtgatatgatagccatgttcaaatatataaaaggatgtcatatagaggagggtgaaaggttgttttctgctgctccagagaagcggacacggagcaatggattcaaactacaagaaagaagcttccacctaaacattaggaagaacttcctgacagtaagagctgttcgacagtggaatttgctgccaaggagtgtggtggtgtctccttctttggaggtctttaagcagaggcttgacagccatctgtgaaaaaatgctttgatggtgtttcctgcttggcaggggttggactggatggcccttgtggtctcttccaactctatgattctatgagttaagGCACTAGTCCATGTTGACAGATTCCCTGGTTCGTGTGTGCGTGAgcgagaaggagggagggagggaggtagaaAAGAAACTTCTTAACAGTTCCGAACCCTAACCCTTTCTCtccttctcatttttattttttttgcaggagATGGAGGAAGAATTTGAGTTCTTGCTGTGCGGGAGGTGCCGGAGAGAGGCCAAGGACCCCAAGCTCCTGGCCTGCCTTCACACTGTCTGCATGGAGTGCCTGGAGGACAACAAGCCCGTGGGCCAGTGTCCCGTCTGCCGGGTTCCCCTCGCGCGTTCCGGCGGCGCCTCCTTCCAGGACAATGTGCTCTTTGCAAGCCTCCAGGCCAAGCTGAACACCTACCGGAAGATCGCCAGTGACAGGGATTTGGTATGCGATAACTGCAAAGATGCAGCCGAGTTCTGGTGCTCTGAGTGCTCCGAGTTCCTCTGCCTGAAATGCTACAAGTCTCACCAGTGGTACTTGAAGCAGAAGAGCCACGAGACCCAGAAACTGGCCGATCTGAAGAAGGATACTGCCCAGAGCTTCCTGGAGGCGGCAAAGAAGTCCAGCAACCTTTTATGTTCGGAGCACACCCAGGTTGTAAGGTAatgctacgggggggggggggaatgcatagtTTGCAGGAAGCTACCAGGCTGTGCCCCACTCATACAGTACGCGTGCAACTTCATTTTGCATTGCCAGCCACCTCGGACCCCCACGATCAGCAGGCGAGGCCTGGGTGGGGGACAggggaagagggccttctccgtggtggctgctcccaggcaactttggaactccctccccggAGAAGCCAGACTGGTGCCTTCGTTGTGGGCCTTCTGCTGGCAGCTAGATAACTTTCTTATTCCGACAGGCCTTTGGGAATGGACTgccttttaaggaaagggcttttaatagCGCTGcgctgtttttattatctgtattttaatacagtggtgcctcgctagacgaaattaattcgttccactggtcttttcttatagcgaaaaattcgtctagcgaatcccataggaatgcactgaatttttttcgactttttttttgcccataggaacgcattaattgaatttcaatgcattcctatgggaaaccgcgatttgatagacaaatttttcgtaaaacgcattcgtctagcgaggcaagctccgctcaaaaaatcctttcgttaagcggaaatttcgttaagcagggcattcgttaagcgaggcaccactgtagctttgTTTTTATATCGTTTTCATTTTTCAAGAGTTTAATCACTTCTTAACCATGACCTTTCTGTTTTTCGTCCATGTTTGTTCTAAgctttgtgagccaccttgaatcCTACTTGTGGGAAAAAGGCACAATATTATGATCGTTGTTATTACCAACAATAAATTGATGTTTACAGTTTAAATGCAGTGCTTATGGTTAATACAGTACTTACAGTTTAATTAGTGCTTACATTAAATTGCACTCTAATGCTTACAGTTTAAATGCAGTTTTTTCCCCAAGcgtgttgtttttaaatctagAAAAAGTTGGATGGAATAGACCTATGGTCCAAGTACATGAAAAACTGATATTGGGGAGAAATGGACTGATCTGTCCCTCCATAACTTTccacttccttccccttctgttttcattttcctttcttcccagtgttcgccctcctttcccttccagaGAGAAACTGATAGCACAGAGCTTTgtgttgcttatttatttatttatttatctatctattattACACTTATATGCCTTCTGTTCTCCAAGGAATTCTGCTCAGTGAGCCTGAGAGATAGTGACAGGATCAAGGCCGCACAGGGGACTttgtagctgagtggggatttaaacttGGGCCTCCTAGGCCAGGACTCTAACCGCTGTgccacacttgttgttgtttagtcgtttagtcgtgtccgactcttcgtgaccccatggaccatagcacgccaggcactcctgtcttgcactgcctcccgcagtttggtcaaactcatgttcgtagcttcgagaacactgtccaaccatctcgtcctctgccgtccccttctcctagtgccctccatctttcccaacatcagggtcttttccagggagtcttctcttctcatgaggtggccaaagtattggagcctcagcttcacgatctactACACTAGCTTCCTGTTTAAgactctaaggcagtgtttctcaaccttttttgggccacggcacacttttctatgaaaaaaaattctgcggcacaccaactctgtgccgccctatatttagtttagtttggaggggagacgtaccggtaaagcatgccgctgaagaactgctgcgcggtagccaggcggacccaccaggcgcagagcctgcggagcgagcggggacagaccccaggcgggcagacacgggtgcgcagctgccgccgcctccctcccaaccgccccaggcagccgccgccgctctggcccggcgaagggaagccctgcgcagccttccccgcctgcctcctcctccccaggagggcgatttgcattgtcacgtgcctggcggccgccaataaacaacactaacccgccagaaaggaagccggccgggtcacgacgcgggcgctcgcctcgcgtcgtgacccggccggcttcctttccagcgggtcagcgacgtgacagtgcaaatcgcccttctcgtcgcggcacaccagccagtgtttcgcggcacagtagtgtgctgcggaacaccggttgagaaacactgctctaaggaaaGCCTGGATCAAGCCAATCACCCATCTAGTCCGGCCTCTTTTTCTTGCCGCGGCCATTCATTCATGCCTTGAACCTTGCATTTATGTCGACAGCATCTACTGCCGCGGGTGCCGTAAGCCCCTCTGCTGCTCCTGCGCTCTGCTCGATGGCGAGCACTACAACGCCAAGCTGTACTGCGACATCCGTGCGGAAATCGAAGGCAGGAAGGAGGAGCTGGGGAAGATAAAGGCGGAGCTTGGCGAGAAGAGGAGGAGCTACGAGAAGACGTACAGCACCGTCCACGAGCGGCTGCAGCAGCTGGAGAAGGTGCGCAACGAGACCCGAGACGAGATCCAGGAGAAGGTGGAGGAGATGGTCCAGTGGATTCggaagaagggggaggagctcCTGGAGAAGGTGGACAGCCAGCTCCACCAGGAGCGCGAGGACGTGCAGAGGAAGCTGCAGTGCGCCGAGCGCATCGTCAAGAGGTTGGCTTCATTTTGATTTGGTTTAATGTTTGTGCAGCCCGTTTGCCTCTTACGTGGCGGTTTGGTTCCAAGGGTTCTGCATATTCGCAAAAATGCCTATGCCCAGGCCCTTGGAGCTGCCAATTGTCTACTAGGCCAAGTTCAATGCGATACTCTCGGTATAAAAACTTGAGACCAGTTGACCTATGAAATCTGCTTACCCGACGTACACCCATGATGGAACAAGCCCTGTTACAGATGCCCCATAATCCCCATTCCGCCTTTGTAAGGACTCGGTTATTTAGTGTGACGTCATgtacactttggaattccctgcataGTGAGACCAAGCAGGCGCGTCTTCACTGTATTCCTTTCGGGGCCTGCTGAAAACATGATTGTTTAGACCAGCCTACCTAGATgcttttagggacccaggtggcgctgtggttaaaccactgagcctagggcttgctgatcagaaggtcggtggttcgaatccctgtgacggggtgagctcccgttgcttggtcccagctcctgccaacctagcagtttgaaagcacgtcaaaatgcaagtagataaataggaaccgctacagcgggaaggtaaacgccgtttccatgtgctgctctggtttgccagaagcggctttgtcatgctggccacatgacctggaagctatacgccggctccctcggccaataatgcgagatgagcgcgcaaccccagagtcggtcacgactggacctaatggtcaggggtccctttacctttacctagatgctttaaaaagttgaggtgattttaatctgttttagtattttaaccttttgtatgttttaaagcattattttaaagtttttattttattttattgctttctctctgtaaaccgctttgggggttgttttttgttttttgttttgtttttaaccaatCAAGAGGTttataaatgttatttaaaaaagtaataataatttaagaaACAGCAAAACAGTGCCATCGATATGAATGTTAAAACACAATAGCATTTAACTGAAGCAATGCACAGCAAAGACAGTTCAGCAAAGCGGTAATGATTCAatgagaaacccagccagatgggcagggtataaataataaattattattaaattattataaccACGGCAGGTTGGAGTCCAGCGAGCGGCTGGTGGAGAAGATGAACCTCTTTGCTTCGGACCAGGAGGTGTTGGACATGGCCCCCTTCGTCAAGGACTCCCTGGACGATCTCCGCAGGGAGAAGGTGCTGTCCGTGGGCCTCCGGGTCCAGGCGGATAACATCTCGGAGGTCAGAGGCGAACTCCAGGCCCTGTTCAAAAGGGTCAGAGGGTGCGAAGGTGAGGGCACTTCCTGCAATCCTGCTCTCTTCACCCCTCCCTTGCCGGGGGGCCCTGCTGGCTGCTTTGGCAGGGAAAAGGTTTGGGCTTCGGCTGCCATAATTCTCTTGTCGCCCTGTCCTGCTGGTTGTGAGAATGAACGTGAATCGCAGGGCACCTTGGCCATTGAACCTTGGTTAGTCTTGTCCATTAAcgtcaatgggtctactatgagtaggactagcacttaATGCACCAGAAGGGGATAAAGCTATCGATGGCTATTAGCCATAGGGGCTCTTTTCTGCCCCCACTGTCAGAGGCGCCATGCCTCTGCATGCCAGTAGCTGCAGAGGcagaaggggaagggagagggctcttgtacctgaatcctgcttgcagccttCCTGGAGGCGTCCTGTGcaaccaggatgctggactaggtgggccgctggcctgatccagcaggctttcctttgGTCCTTATGGATAGCCGTCAAGGATGGTGATAGCTGGACTCAAGCAGAACCTGGAAGATTACAAGTTCTCCACACTAGACCTGTGGTCCTCCTTTGCTGACTTGAGCTTTGCTTagaccaggggtctccaaactcggggccgggtgcggcccaatcgccttctaaatccggcccgcggacggtccgggaatcagcatgtttttacatgagtagaatgtgtccttttatttaaaatgcatctctgggttacttgtggggcctgcctggtgtttttacatgagtagaatgtgtcatttcatttaaaatgcatccctgggttatttgtggggcgtaggaattcgttcatatttttttccagaatatagtccggcccccccacaaggtctgagggacagtggaccggccccctgctgaaaaagtttgctgacccctggcttagactcTGGTGCTGAACAGCTGAGCTAAGTGagagactaggacctgggagaggccagggtttgaatccccacttgaccatgaaaCTCACTGCATGTGACCTGGGGACAGTCACTCGCTCTCAggctatcctacctcacagggttgttgggattaaatgaggagccggggggggggggagagtcatgaGCTCCGTAGAGAAGAAGGTGGGATAATATGGGGGAAATGAAGTGCAATGAGCCCTCCAGAAACCTCTTGGGCAGAGGCCTCATCCAAACACGCTGGAACACACAgccctgttttctttcttgcagaTGCTGTTGGCTGCCCTCCTTCTGTTTCTCTGCCAGGTGCCCCAGTGGTCGCTTCGGTGAGCTGGGATAGGAAACGCGGAAGTGAACGTAGAGAAACAGGGAGCTGAGAGGGGAACAAAATGTAGAAAGTACCAAGACAGTGAAAATTAGCAGCGGCCACTCATGAAACAGCTGCTGTTGAGAACATAAACATCCTGGCACTTGGTAACATGTGGCaggttcaaaaataaataaaaatcattcccCTCAGTTCAGTGTGCAAGCAATAGGACTGAACCTCTTGATGTATTGTAATTTAGCAGTTTCATATTGCTGCAAATTGCCTTTGTTCTGGTGTGAACACTTTTAAGGGCACATCTCTTGTAAATAAAACAAGAATGTAAGGTTAGTTGGCATGTGAGATGACAGTTTGCCCAGGAGAACGATGTGTTTGTTTCTGAAGCGCAGGCTCAGCCTCTGCTTTCTTGGTCTCCCAAGGTTCACTGTCAGTCGTCCCCCTAAGTGTTACAGCGCTTTAAAAATTCTGCCTTTGTCACTTTTGCGTGCAGAAAGGTCTTCATAATGAGAAAAGCCAGTCAAGGACCCCCCAGGCACCAACGTTCACCCTCAGTCTCAAAAAGACACCTCATGGATTTGTAAGTTCTCTGCTGCTCATAATAACACTTTTGTGTCTTCTGTTCTTttgattcttctctctctcccctgacaGGCTGTCCCAGCTCCTTCTGAGCTGATGGGCGCTGTGCTTTCAGCCAAGGGAGAATCATaaagttgtagagctggaaggggacccCCAAGAGACATTTACACACACCCcccgcaatgcaagaatcacatcTAAAGGATCCTGAAAGATGGCCAGTTgtgaattactattattattaagaattatTTCCCTCGTTGCCATTACTAACAGCCCAAAATTGTGGTATCAGGGTGTTAAAAGGAATCTGTGATTCCTTGCAGATAATAAGGCACAGTGAAGACTGTGGTGTCtctgtgattaataataataataataataataataatgtttaaaggtaaaggggcccctgaccatcaggtccagtcgtgtccgactctggggttgcggcgctcatctcgctctataggccgagggagccagcgtttgtctgcagacagcttccgggtcatgtggccagcatgacaaagctgcttctggcgaaccagagcagcacatggaaacaccgtttaccttcccgctgcagcagttcctatttatctacttgcatttttgacgtgctttcgaactgctaggttggcaggagctgggaccaagcaacgggagctcaccccgttgcagggatttgaaccaccgaccttctgatcagcaagccctaggctcagtggtttaacccacagtgccaccttccCTAAATCAGGGTGTTACTTCATGTCATATACAAAGCAAGCAAACATGTAATAAAAGAAAATAGTGACCCACCAATACCCATTGAGGCATCCATATTTCCCTGCAGATGATGGTATGGAGgtgtaagggggagaaagtacggagaacctcccccttgcatcagaagtagctcctccccgagcagtgatggaagcgagggctctgaggaggctggtcaggaagtggagagagagggccagggctccagcagcatgggagagccccggctacacaggatggaggaaagagaggggggaaagggagaaaaggaaagcatggagcatagaccctttcctccggttccagaattacgcaggagaaagaaagggaggagattcactgtcccgagactcctatgaTGGAGAagatcacggggggggggggggcagtgccggattctgcatcggaatgagcagacatgtttttacacacctgtctcactgtaaatagactgcactaataaaaactgtttaaaggcaagcatgcggagcgttgttactctagagtagtcgcaagaacccctgacagcaGGGTATCTTTAAGTCAAGTATCTTAAATCTGAAGCTCAAGAAATAAAACCCCACCAGGCGTCATAAAAAGTGTTCTGGAAACACAGCTCGTCTGCAGTTTTTTCCACGGTAGCCCAAACGCACAACTTCTTATGTAGTACAAATGCAGATTTTCCGAGGTTTTCCCATCGACTTACtattgataataatttattatcgaTTTATTGTTAATAAAAATAGCTGGTCTCGTTTTTAAATTTATACCACTCTTGCTTTTTAGGTCTCCTCAATGACCTCCCCAATGAAACGGTTGGTGGGACGGATGGAAAAGTCCGTTCAGGCTTCTCCCAAAGTGATGAAGCTGGAGGACCACGACCCTGACGACGGGCAGACTTCTGAGCAGCAAGTCCAGGATGCTGGGCTGAGTTCCTGGTCCCCTTCCCCCCGCGAGTCGACCCCAGAGAGGGAGCAGAGTGGGCCGGTCAACTCGGTGGAGCTCTTGGAGAATTCTGTGCATGAGATCTGTGAATCGGGTAATGTCCCATCTCGCCCTGCCTCCTCTGCTCCCCAGATGTCCCTTGTGGGAAGGGAGCAAGCAGGACCCCCGAGCACTAGGGCAGCTCTCTCTGCTCCTGCCGTCTCCAGCAagtgtggagggcagagcagagccccGCTGGCTAGTACCAGCCAACGATAGACATGTCCCAGTGGGTGGACATCGCTGCCTCCTGTCGGAGGGAGTTCCACTGTTTATACGCTCTGAGGTGTGGGTCACACATTGTTTGTCCTCCCATCTGCTTGCAGAGGTCGCCAGCATCCTGATCAGCAGTTCCGAGGACACCGAAGACGACATGATGGTgagtagcatacctgccaagttcctgccggaaaaataagggatcggcagaccggaagtagtgctgccaccattttggaactgggtagagcagcacca
It includes:
- the PML gene encoding protein PML isoform X1; this translates as MHARDRRGLELVGASLQLQASPAPAPRKHLKRREESPGADCRCRRAGPALLLPPGGPSFPGSPALPPPPPPPPPPRGDKSESEPRRATAAAIQRRDCCFAIRTPLQEMEEEFEFLLCGRCRREAKDPKLLACLHTVCMECLEDNKPVGQCPVCRVPLARSGGASFQDNVLFASLQAKLNTYRKIASDRDLVCDNCKDAAEFWCSECSEFLCLKCYKSHQWYLKQKSHETQKLADLKKDTAQSFLEAAKKSSNLLCSEHTQVVSIYCRGCRKPLCCSCALLDGEHYNAKLYCDIRAEIEGRKEELGKIKAELGEKRRSYEKTYSTVHERLQQLEKVRNETRDEIQEKVEEMVQWIRKKGEELLEKVDSQLHQEREDVQRKLQCAERIVKRLESSERLVEKMNLFASDQEVLDMAPFVKDSLDDLRREKVLSVGLRVQADNISEVRGELQALFKRVRGCEDAVGCPPSVSLPGAPVVASKGLHNEKSQSRTPQAPTFTLSLKKTPHGFVSSMTSPMKRLVGRMEKSVQASPKVMKLEDHDPDDGQTSEQQVQDAGLSSWSPSPRESTPEREQSGPVNSVELLENSVHEICESEVASILISSSEDTEDDMM
- the PML gene encoding protein PML isoform X2, which produces MEEEFEFLLCGRCRREAKDPKLLACLHTVCMECLEDNKPVGQCPVCRVPLARSGGASFQDNVLFASLQAKLNTYRKIASDRDLVCDNCKDAAEFWCSECSEFLCLKCYKSHQWYLKQKSHETQKLADLKKDTAQSFLEAAKKSSNLLCSEHTQVVSIYCRGCRKPLCCSCALLDGEHYNAKLYCDIRAEIEGRKEELGKIKAELGEKRRSYEKTYSTVHERLQQLEKVRNETRDEIQEKVEEMVQWIRKKGEELLEKVDSQLHQEREDVQRKLQCAERIVKRLESSERLVEKMNLFASDQEVLDMAPFVKDSLDDLRREKVLSVGLRVQADNISEVRGELQALFKRVRGCEDAVGCPPSVSLPGAPVVASKGLHNEKSQSRTPQAPTFTLSLKKTPHGFVSSMTSPMKRLVGRMEKSVQASPKVMKLEDHDPDDGQTSEQQVQDAGLSSWSPSPRESTPEREQSGPVNSVELLENSVHEICESEVASILISSSEDTEDDMM